One Nocardia iowensis DNA window includes the following coding sequences:
- a CDS encoding ATP-binding protein, translated as MVSLPVCGPFVGRAAEVSALRDAYQDPAVHTVLIAGEAGLGKSRLVAEFTTRLSADTVILLGRCPEFGNDGVPFAPFVSVMRALVRQLGVDRVATLLPVSRPALSRWLPELAAHAGSAEPDTDRIRLFGEILTVLEQLAVRQPVVVVLEDLHWADDSSRELLAFLVANTAQCDLLLVGTYRPADSAAMRSLVAGLRRDPGVRLVVPQPLTRHEVGRQLAALFGREPEPGTIARIFERSKGIPLFVEALSSSPDETPADLSELLLGYLTGLPPETKALLRLAAVAGSPVRHALLDSATELDEDRLHHALRQLIDQQVLVVHDTGYEFRHILIRDAVYDHLLPIERKRLHAKLSQALRTSPDAQHTGELAYHAHAAGDLPLALAASWSAAATAEAVGAHRERLRHLDRVLELWDRVPDAAARITTERLDVLEQVVEACYQGGIVEQGITAADEALLLIDIGSAPQRAARLFYYRAGLKNHSSNGGDDDLLHALALLPADPPTVLRGEVLAELAAARVFGGDAAAAERDALAAVEVAEQVGAMAMAARAYAYLGLATAARSDTAIAYFEKAHAAATVAADPQTMVTVALWESAVLVAAGDHVAAIAAIQQGLRAAHETFRFVEAAPILLVKWAQALTALGRWPEALDLIDESLTEQLPPLSRAALLLTHARIVLAQGDSTAARTSADGAAELVSDGPWARQYQLQLRTVQCAIALDQPQRAADIAVAALAAEDLDAHHHEVWPLLVLAARLAEIPMDLDKLVASLPVTTAVDTANRAVFAATSTDGPAGWHDAVSAWRALRQPYELALSLRYCAEAELAVGNRPAAHTALREAHVIAADLGATPLSDAVRRIADRAGLSLSGAAPEPNAVRPTTFGLTPRELDVLRLVAKGLSNRQIAAELFISGNTAGVHVSRILTKLGVATRTEAAAAAHTHRLLETDR; from the coding sequence GTGGTGAGCCTTCCCGTCTGTGGTCCCTTTGTCGGGCGGGCCGCGGAAGTATCGGCGCTGCGGGACGCCTACCAGGATCCGGCGGTGCACACGGTGCTGATCGCCGGTGAGGCCGGGCTCGGCAAGTCCCGGCTCGTCGCCGAGTTCACCACGCGGCTCAGCGCGGACACGGTGATCCTGCTCGGTCGGTGTCCCGAATTCGGCAACGACGGTGTGCCGTTCGCACCGTTCGTCTCGGTCATGCGGGCGCTGGTGCGGCAGCTCGGGGTGGACCGGGTGGCCACACTGCTTCCGGTCAGCCGTCCGGCGTTGTCACGGTGGCTGCCCGAGCTGGCGGCGCACGCGGGTTCGGCGGAGCCGGACACCGATCGGATCCGGTTGTTCGGCGAGATCCTTACCGTGCTCGAACAGCTCGCGGTGCGACAGCCGGTGGTCGTGGTGCTGGAGGACCTGCACTGGGCCGATGACTCGAGCCGTGAACTGCTCGCCTTTCTGGTGGCCAACACGGCGCAGTGCGACCTGCTGCTGGTCGGCACCTACCGCCCAGCCGATTCCGCGGCGATGCGCAGCCTCGTCGCGGGCCTGCGCCGCGACCCCGGTGTGCGATTGGTGGTTCCGCAGCCGCTGACCCGGCACGAGGTGGGCAGGCAACTCGCCGCACTGTTCGGGCGCGAACCCGAGCCCGGGACGATCGCGCGAATCTTCGAACGCAGCAAAGGGATTCCGCTGTTCGTCGAGGCGCTCAGCAGCTCGCCCGACGAGACCCCGGCCGATCTGTCCGAGCTGCTACTCGGTTACCTGACCGGGTTACCGCCGGAGACGAAGGCACTGCTCCGGCTCGCCGCGGTCGCGGGATCGCCGGTGCGGCACGCGTTGCTCGACTCGGCCACCGAACTCGACGAGGACAGGCTGCACCACGCGCTGCGTCAGCTGATCGATCAGCAGGTGCTCGTCGTACACGACACCGGATACGAGTTCCGGCACATCCTGATTCGCGACGCCGTATACGATCACCTGTTGCCGATCGAGCGGAAGCGACTGCACGCCAAGCTTTCCCAGGCACTGCGCACGTCGCCTGATGCCCAGCACACGGGCGAGCTGGCCTATCACGCCCACGCCGCAGGCGATCTGCCGCTGGCCTTGGCGGCGTCCTGGAGCGCCGCCGCGACCGCGGAAGCCGTTGGAGCGCACCGTGAACGGCTGCGTCACCTCGATCGCGTGCTCGAACTCTGGGATCGGGTACCGGATGCGGCGGCTCGGATAACCACCGAACGTCTCGACGTGCTCGAGCAGGTAGTAGAGGCGTGCTACCAGGGCGGCATCGTCGAGCAGGGCATCACGGCGGCGGATGAGGCGTTGCTGCTGATCGATATCGGCAGCGCACCGCAGCGCGCGGCGCGTCTGTTCTACTACCGAGCCGGGCTGAAGAACCACAGCAGCAACGGGGGTGACGACGATCTGCTGCACGCGTTGGCATTGCTGCCCGCGGACCCGCCGACCGTGTTGCGGGGCGAGGTGCTTGCCGAACTCGCCGCCGCCCGCGTCTTCGGCGGTGACGCGGCAGCGGCCGAACGCGACGCGCTGGCCGCCGTCGAGGTGGCCGAGCAGGTCGGGGCCATGGCCATGGCCGCCCGCGCCTACGCCTATCTCGGCCTGGCTACCGCGGCCCGATCCGATACCGCCATAGCTTATTTCGAGAAGGCACACGCTGCCGCCACGGTCGCCGCTGACCCGCAAACGATGGTCACCGTGGCGCTGTGGGAGTCGGCGGTGCTCGTCGCGGCGGGTGATCATGTCGCGGCTATCGCGGCGATCCAGCAGGGGCTCCGCGCGGCTCACGAAACGTTCCGCTTCGTCGAAGCCGCCCCTATCCTGCTGGTCAAATGGGCGCAGGCATTGACCGCGCTCGGCCGGTGGCCGGAAGCGCTCGACCTCATCGATGAATCACTCACCGAGCAGCTGCCACCCTTGAGCAGGGCCGCCCTGCTGCTAACGCACGCCAGAATTGTACTGGCCCAGGGTGATTCCACTGCGGCGAGGACCAGTGCGGATGGCGCGGCCGAGCTGGTGAGCGACGGGCCGTGGGCGCGGCAGTACCAGCTCCAACTGCGCACCGTGCAGTGCGCTATCGCCTTGGACCAGCCGCAGCGCGCGGCCGACATCGCCGTGGCGGCGCTGGCGGCTGAGGATCTGGACGCGCACCACCACGAGGTGTGGCCGCTGCTCGTCCTCGCTGCCCGTCTCGCGGAAATACCCATGGACCTCGACAAGCTCGTCGCTTCCCTGCCGGTGACCACCGCTGTGGACACGGCCAATCGCGCCGTCTTCGCCGCTACCAGCACCGACGGTCCCGCCGGGTGGCACGACGCCGTATCCGCGTGGCGCGCACTGCGACAGCCGTACGAGCTGGCGCTCAGCCTGCGCTACTGCGCCGAAGCCGAACTGGCGGTGGGCAACCGGCCCGCGGCGCACACGGCGCTGCGCGAAGCCCATGTCATCGCAGCTGATCTCGGTGCCACTCCCCTGTCCGACGCG